The sequence AAATAAAATTGAAACATTTCATTACAAGCCAATTCCGAATTTTTATTTTTCGAAAGGAAATCAGGAAATGGATTTCTTTTTGTTTAAAAGAAATGCTATTTCTGAACGAAAAGAAATGAATCTGGCCGTTAATCTGCAAACGCCTTTAAAGATTTCCAAAAGTAAAATGAAACATTTCAGGAGAATTGAAAATCTTGATTTGGATATTGTTGAAGAGAAAGACTTTAAGCCTTTTTGGAAAAATGTTCTGGAACCAAGATTGCAGGAAAAATTCAATGCAAAACCAGTTCATACTTGCGAAGAAATTACCTTTTTAAAACAGCGATTCCCAGAAAAAATAAAACAATATTCAGTTTATCAAAATGACGAAATTATTGCTGGAATAGCTATTTTTGAAACTGAACATGTAGTGAAATCACAATATGGAGCGACTTCTGAAAAAGGAGAAAAAGTAAGAGCTTTGGATTTTCTTTTTATCAATTTGATTCACAAATACAAGCGAAAAGGAAAACACTTTTTTGATATGGGAATTGTCAATGAAGATAATGAAAGCGGTTATCATCCAGGTCTTTTGAAACAAAAAGAAGAATTAGGTTGTAGTGTTTATAATCAGGATTTTTATAAAATCGATTTATAATACTAGACCTAACAGGTTTTTAAAACCTGTTAGGTTCTATGGAACAACCAAACTCTTAAAAATCTACTAAATAAATATGATACCATTTTTAGACCTAAAAAAAATCAACGAACCGTATGAAACTGCTTTTCAGGAAAAACTGAAATCGGTTTTAGAAAACGGCTGGTATATTTTAGGAAAGGAAGTCGAAATTTTTGAAAAGGCTTTCGCCGAATACAATCAAACGAAATATTGCATTGGAGTTGGGAACGGATTTGATGCTTTAGTTCTAATTTTTAAAGGCTATATTGAATTAGGAAAACTCAAAAAAGGCGATGAAGTCATCGTTCCTGCAAATACCTATATTGCCAGTATTTTGTCAATTTTACAAGCCGATTTGATTCCGGTTTTTGTCGAGCCAAAACTGGAAACTTACAACATAAATCCAGATTTAATTCAGGAAAAAATCACTCCAAAAACAAAAGCCATTTTAGCTGTTCATCTCTACGGGCAATTGGCAGAAATGGAAAAAATCAATGAAATTGCAGAAAAAAACAATCTTCTTATTGTTGAAGATGGCGCACAATCTCATGGAACAATCAACAATCAAAAATCAGCAATCAAAAATCTTAAATCAAGCGTAGCGTATAGTTTTTATCCTGGAAAAAATTTAGGTTGTCTTGGCGATGGTGGTGCGATTACAACAAATGATTCGGAGTTGGCAAAAGTGCTTTTTTCGCTTCGAAATTATGGTTCAGAAAAAAAATATTACAATGAGTTTATCGGTGTAAATTCCAGATTAGATGAATTGCAAGCTGGATTCTTAAGTTTAAAATTACCGAATTTAGATGCAGATAATCAAAAAAGAAGATTAATCGCAAAACGTTATTTGTCTGAAATTAAAAACCAAAAAATAATCTTGCCTTTTTGGGATTTATCCGAAAATCATGTTTTTCATTTATTTGTTATTCGAACAGAAAACAGAGAAGCTCTGCAAAATTATTTAGCTCAAAATAGTATACAAACGGTTATTCATTATCCAATTCCGCCGCACAAACAAAAAGCATTTTTGGAGTGGAATAATTTGTCGTTTCCAATTACAGAAAAGATTCATAACGAGGTTTTAAGCTTGCCAATAAGTCCGGTTTTAATAGAATCTGAAATCGATTTTATTATTGAAATTTTAAATCAATATTAAAATCGTGTCGGATAAAAAATCATATCAGCAAATTTTAAAAACGACTTCGCTTTTTGGAGGCGTTCAATTTTTTTCGATTTTAATTTCGGTTGTTCGAACGAAGTTAATTGCTGTCTTTATTGGTCCCGCCGGAATGGGAATTATTGCATTGCTCAATTCGACTTTGGGTGTTTTAAGCAGTATTTCCGGTTTCGGAATTGAGACTAGTGCTGTAAAAAGCATTTCTGAAAATTATAAAAACGACGATTTAAAAACGGTTTCCAAAACCATTCAAATTGTAAAGAAAATTGTGTTTTTTACGGGAATTTTTGGAATGTTTTTGACTTTAGCTTTTTCAAAAATTTTGAGCATCATAACTTTTGGAGACTCCAGTCAAACCTTTTCTTTTGCAATACTTTCGGTTACCATTTTGCTCAAGCAATTGAGCTCAGGACAATTGGCCGTTTTACAAGGTTTGCGATCTTTTAGACTTTTGGCGAAAGCCAATTTATACGGCAATTTATTCGGACTTCTTTTTTCTATTCCGTTGTATTATTTTCTAAAAATCGATGCTATTCTTCCAACAATTATAATTGCTTCGTTGTCGGCTTTGATTTTTTCATTTTACTATTCAAATAAAGTAAAAATCGAAAAGGAAAAAATAGAAAATTCTGCCGTATTTTTAGAAGGGAAATTGATCGTGAAGTTGGGTTTTATGCTGACAATCAGCAGTGTTTTAACGCTTTTGTCAACGTATTTGGTTCAAATTTATGTTGGAAAAATTGGAGGTTTGGATCAAGTTGGTTTTTACAACGCCGGATTTACTTTGTTGAATTCCTATGTCGGAGTTATTTTTACCGTAATGAGTACTGATTATTTTCCAAAATTAGCTTCTATAAATTCGGATAATGAAAAAGTTAGGGAAAGTGTTCAGCAACAAGCTTTTATTTCCGTTTTAATTATTACGCCAATTATTGTTTTGTTTCTCACTTCCAGTTCGTTGATCATTAAACTAATGTACACTTCAAAATTTGAAGTCATAGTTCCAATGATTTGCGCCGGAATTCTCGGAATGTTATTTCGCGCCGTTTCTTGGTCAATGGGATTTGTTTTGATAGCAAAAGGCGACTCAAAAATGTTTGTAAAAACGGCCATTGGTTTCAATATTTTATCCGTGATAATGAATATTGGAGGCTATTATTTTTATGGATTAGAAGGTTTGGGAATCAGCTTTTTCCTGTACTTTTTATGTCATTTTATCGGACTGAAAATCATTACCAAAAAGCGCTATGATTTTTATTTCGAGAGAGAATTTTATCAGCTTTATTTTGTTTGTTTTGGTATTTGCGCAACTTCATTTTTGTTGCGATTTATCGAGAACGAGGTTTTAAAATATAGTTTGTTTTCGCTCATGATTTTAGTCTCTTTTGGTTTTAGTTTTTATGAAATCAACAAAAAGATGAATTTAAGCGAAATATTTACTTCATTTGTTCAGCAAAAAAAAGGAAAAAATGATCCGGAATAGTTACAGAAAATACAAGTCATTTTATCAAAAAATCAAGTTTTACTGGTCGGTAAACTGGACAAAAACGCTGTATTTTAATTTCAAGAAATTTCCTTTTCAAACCGCTAAAAAACTTCCGGTTTTCTTTTACAAAAGAGTAAAATTTACTTCAATTTCAGGTGAAATTCAAATCGAGGGAAAAATCCAAAAAGCAATGATTGGTTTTGGACAACCTTATGAATTAAACACCGTTCATCGTGGCATTGCCGAAATCAATATTCAAGGAAAACTAATTTTTAAAGGGAAATTTCAATTTGGTAAAGATTATTTTCTTTTTGTTGGCGAAAATGCGGTTTGCGAATTGGGAAATATGTCTTCAATGGCTTCAAACGCAAAATTGATTTGTCTCGAAAAAGTAGTTCTAGGAGATTATGCTCGTTTTGGCTCTGAGTGTCAAATTATAGATACTAATTTCCACGATTTAATAGATACGCAAACAGGCGAAAAACTTCAAAAATCGGCACCAATTTTAATCGGAAATTTTAATTTTATTAGCAACAGAGTTTCAATTATGAAAGGAACTCAAACTCCTGATTTTTGCACTATTGCCTCAAATAGTTTGTGTACAAAAGAGTATGCTTCTTTGGGCGAAAATATTTTAATTGGTGGTGTTCCTGCTCAATTAATAAGAGAAAATGTTTCGCGAGATTGGCAAGGCGAAAAACAACAATTAGACGATTTTTTGACGATTTAAAAAATGGGACGCGGATGACACAGATTCGCTAAAGCGAAAACGCGGATTAAAACGGATTTTTTTAAAAGCATTCATCAAAAAAAATCCGTTTTAATCCGCGTTTTTACGAAGTAAATCCGAAAAATCAGCGTTCTATCATAATACGAAGACGTTGTTTAATTTCTAGTGAAATATATAGGAATAACAACTTAAAATTCGAAGTTTTATAGGCCAAAATCATTTCAAAATGAATACGTTTTAAAATTGCTTTATGTTCCTCTTTTGTTCGGTTTAGCAGAATTGCTTTTTTGATAATCAGATATGTGGAATGATTTATTTTTTTTGCTCGGGCATCATTTTTAAGAAAAAAATGCGTTCCTAAAGAATTTGAAGCAATACGTTTTTGAATCAAAATTTCATCAATATAATCAACATCATATTGGCGTGAAGCCCGAATCCACAAATCCAAATCTTCATACGCCAGATTTTCATCATAACCATTCAAATCATCAAAAACCGATTTTTTAACCATTGAAGAAACAGAGCAAATACTATTTCCACCTGAAATTACGCTTAAATAAATATCGCCGGTTTTCCTTTTTTTGATTGTTTTTTTCGCGGCATCTACAGCAAAATAATACGAATCATGAGCACCATTTTCAGTAATCAATTCGGCATTTCCATAAACAATTCCGAGGTTTTTAAATGCGGTTTCTTGAAAAGCTTTTGTTTGCAATGAAACACAATTTAGCATTAAAACATCATCACAAGCCAAGTCGATTATAAAATCGCCTTTTGCCAATTTTAAAGCTTTATTGAAGGATTTTGTACTTCCTAAATTCGTTTTGTTTTCAATAAATCGAATTTGTGGATAATCAATCAGAAATTTTTTAATTGTTTCTTTAGAATTATCAGTGCTAAAATCGTCAACTACAATTACTTCAATAAACGAATAATCCTGATTTATTGCCGAAGTCAAACTTTCGACAACAAATTTTTCCTGATTATAGCACAAGCAAATAATAGTTACTAATGGATTATCGTACATATTGGTTTTTGAGTATTTGTCTAATTTTAAATGAGTAAATTTCTTAATCTCGCAAAGACGCGAAGTCTTTTTTTAAGTTTTTTAAAATAAAACTTTGCGACTTCGCGACTTTGCGAGCAATTTTTCGTTGCTGAAGAAAAAAAACTTAAAAATTATCCCGCAAACATAGGACTCATTTTTTATGTTTCTATGTGTTAAAAAGATATATTTGGTACGAAAATAAGAAATCACGAATGATATCGACTCACAAAAAAAAGAAAATTGCTTTAATTGGTTACCGTCTGAGCGGAGGCGGAAGCGATAAAGTAATGGCAAATTTGTCCATTTTTTTTCAGCATAAAGGTTTTGAGGTCGATATTATTATTGTTTTAGATGAAGTCAGTTTTCCGTATTTGGGGAAATTGGTGAATTTGGGCTTGCTGAAGAATAAATCAAATGGAATTTTTAATAAAATTAAACGTTTAAAGGCTTTAAAAAAGTATTTGAACGAAAATCATTTTGATTTTATAATTGATTTCCGTTTCCGAACGAAAGTTATTCAGGAGCTTATTTTAGCCCGATTTATCTATAATGCCAAGACCATTTTTACCGTTCATAGTTTTTTGATTGATCATTATATGCCTAATAATTCATGGTTGACGCGATTAATGTACAATCATTGTCTGGCAAATGTGGCGCTTACAGATGAAATGAAAACGCTGATCGAGACAAAACATAAATTGCAAAATGTGGTCACAATTCATAATCCAATTTATTTGGAAGAAATTGTGAAAAAGCAAATTGAAAAAATAGACATTGCATTTGATTATATAATTGCAATTGGACAATATGAAAACGAAATAAAACAGTTTGACAAACTGATTTCAAGTTATGCAAAATCTGATTTGATTGAGAAACAAATCCATTTGGTGATTGTTGGAAATGGTGACGAATCAAAACTTCAAAAAGCAATTTCAGATCATCAAATTCATGATTTTGTACATCTTTTAGGGTACCAAAATAATCCCTTTAAATATTTGAGCAAGGCTAAATTTTTAGTTTTAAGCAGTAAAAATGAAGGTTTTCCGAATGTTATTTTAGAAGCTTTGGCTTGCGAAATTCCGGTTGTTTCTTTTGACTGTGATTTTGGACCGCGTGATATGATTTCTTCTTTTGAAAATGGAATTTTAGTCGAAAATCAGAATTGGGAAAAAATGACTGAAGCTTTAAATTTATTGATTTCCAATACAGATTTATATCAAAAATGCAAGCAAAATTCGCAGAATAGTATCGATCCATTTTTATTGGAAAAAATTGGACAGCAATGGTTAAATTTGTTGCAGGAACATTAAATATATGACAACAGTTCAAGATATTTCATTATTAAAAATTCCAGTTGTCGAAGACTTGAGCGGAAATTTGGCTTTTATTCAAAATGGCGTTTTGCCTTTTGAATTCAAACGCGTTTATTATCTTTTTGATGTTCCGAGTACTGCTTTTCGCGGCGGACATTCGCATATTGAGCAACATGAAGTTTTGATTGCTTTAAGTGGCAGTTTTGAAGTGATTGTAAACGATGGAAAAGACAAAAAAAGTTATTTGCTCAACAAGCCAAATGTTGGTTTGCATTTGCCAAAAGGAATTTGGCGCGAACTTGAAAATTTTTCTTCAGGTTCAGTTTGTCTTGTTTTGGCTTCAGATGTTTTTGAAGAAACCGATTATATTCGGGATTATGAAACTTTTCTGAATTCCAAAAAATGAAACTTCTGTATGTTGTTCCCAAAATAAAAAATGCTGGCGGTGTTGCGCGAGTCTTGGCTGTGAAGGCGAATTATTTTGTCGAACATTTTGGTTATGAAATTCATATTTTATCACAAAATGAAAATGATGAATTGCCGTTTTATGACTTCAATTCTAAAGTTGTTTTCCACAATGTAATCTTAGAAGGAAATGCTTTAAGGTTTTTACAATCCTATAAAAAACAACTAAATGAAAAGCTTAGCGAAATCAAACCAGACATGATTTTAGTTGCCGATAATGGTTTGAAAGCCTTTATTTTTCCGTTTATTGTCAACACAAAAAGACCAATTGTTTTTGAAGTTCACGGTTCAAAATTTATTGAAGAAAAAGCTCAAAAAACAGATTTTATTTCAAAATCAATTCAAAAAAATAAATATCGTTTTAAAGATTTTAGTGTTCGAAAATTCACAAAAATTGTAGCGCTTTCAGAGGAAAGCAAAAATGAGTGGAAAGCAAAAAATACAATTGTAATTCCAAATGCTTCCTGGATTAAAACAGAAAAAAACTCAGATTTAAAAAATAAGAAAGTCATAGCTATTGCCCGATATTCTTATGAAAAAGGCCTAGATCGATTATTGTTGATTTGGGAAAAAGCAGTCAAAAAACATCCTGATTGGATTTTGGATATTTATACAGATGATTTTGATTCTCTAAAAAGCATAGTTGCCGATTTAGGATTAAACTCAAATGTAAATATCTTTGGTTTTGTAAAAAATATTGAAGAGAAATACCGCGAATATTCCATTTGCGCCATGACTTCAAGATCTGAAGGTTTTCCGATGGTTTTGTTGGAAGCGATGGCTTCAGGACTGCCTTGTGTCGCTTTTGATTGCCCAATTGGTCCAAGAACTATAATTACAAACGAAGAAAATGGATTTTTGATTCCGGAAAATGATTATGAAATGTATGTTGAAAAACTTTCTTTTTTAATTGAAAATGAAGAGTCAAGATTGAAATTTGGGAAAAATGCTAAACAAACCTCTGAAAATTATTCTGTGGATAAAGTAATGGAGAAGTGGAGATTGTTTCTAGAAAATATTATAATTGTTTAATTCTTAGTGAGTTTTATTGTTTTTAGTCCCAGCGGGACGCAATATTTATAGAAAAGCAGTTTAGGTTTTTAAGAAAACCCCCAGCGGGGTGATATTTTTAAACGCATAGATTTCGCTCCGCTGGAGCTTTGGAGCAATTCTGAATTATTTGCTATAAATATTTCGCTCCGCTGGAGCTCTGGATTTTCAAAAAACAAAAATATCCCAATTTATAAAGATCAAAAAGAAATAAAGATGGCTTTTCAGAAAGTAAATTCCGTTCGATTTTATTTTGATTTTTTTTGAAAATGAAATTCGAAAAACCGATCAATTTTAGCTTTTTCAAAATTTTAAAAGCTTTAATTATTTTGCTTTCTTGCGAAGAAATTTTTCTAGAATTATGAAGAAAAACTAGGTTTTCCAGCGCCGTTTTTGTTTTGGCTAAAAACACCTCTGAAGTTTCTAAATTCAGATGAAAAGTTGGGTTTTCGATTTGAAAAACTTCGAAATTGTTTCTTTTTAAAACCGAAAAGAAAAGCAAATCTTCATAACCATATTTTGTAATTTCTTCATCAAAAGGGAATTCGAGAAAAACTTCTTTTTTAATCCATAAATTAGAAGTTAAAGTCGAAACAGTTTCTCTTTTCTGACCATAAATCCAACGTAAAAGTTGTTCTTTTTGAGGTTTTTTATCTGCATAAATTATTCCACCAAAAACAATTTTTTCTTCGGAATTTGAAATTGCAGAAATATAGTTTTGGATAAAATTATCCTGCGCAGGAAAAGTATCGCAATCCAGGATTAATAATCCATCGTATTTTGCTTTTTGCGCTAATGAATTGATGTTTTTTCCTCTTCCTAAATTGGCTTCATTGATAAGAAAAGAGCAATTTGAAAAAGAATTAATTTCTTGATTTTTAGTATTTAATTCTGATTGAGAAGCGTCGTCTTGACAAAGAATTTCAAAAGTAATGCCACAGGAATTGCACTGTTTTACAAGTTCGTTAACGAGCGGTAAAACAGCATAATTATAAACCGGAATTAAAATGGAAAGCATTACACGCTTCTTTGCACGACTTCGAAGATTCTTTCATCTTCGCATTTCAATGTTTTTGATGGGAATTTCATCAATAAAGCATAATCGTGGGTTGCCATGATAACGGTTTTGCCAAGAGCATTGATGTTTTTTAATACTTCTAAAACCTCCGAACTTGTTTGCGGATCAAGATTTCCTGTTGGTTCGTCGGCAAGAATGAATTCTGGATCGTTAAGCAATGCTCTTGCAATTGCAACACGTTGTTGTTCACCTCCAGAAAGCTGGTGAGGCATTTTGTTCAAGAAGTCTTTCATTCCAACTTTATTCAAAACTTCGTCGATTTTGTGCTCCATGGCTTCTTTTTCTGTCCATCCAGTTGCTTTCAAAACAAAAAGCATATTGTCTTTTACAGAACGGTCTGGAAGCAATTTAAAATCCTGAAACACAATCCCAATTTTTCTTCTCAAATACGGAATATCGTTCTCTTTTAAAGTTGCCAAATCAAATTCAACAATATGTCCTTCTCCTTCAAGTAAAGGCAAATCAGCATATAAAGTTTTTAAGAAACTACTTTTCCCTGAACCTGTTTTTCCAATAATGTAGATGAATTCGCCATGCTGAACATCCAGATTAATGTGAGAGATGATTTTTCTTCCTTCTTGATATATAGTGACTTCTTTAAGAGACAGTACGGTTTGTGACATAATAAAATTGATTTGATTGGTAAAAGTAATAAGATAACGATTGGATTCAAAATAAATTTCAATCATTTCTTAAGAAAATTTCTAAAAAATGAAATGAAAATTTACACCATATAAGTACTGTAAGTTCATTTTAGTTCATCTACGAAAACATCCTAGCTTATAATAACTTATATAACTTATATGGTTAAAAATCGTTTTTTATTGTGTTCTAAAATATCCTCTGTTAAAGATTTTTTTATAATAAAAGCTGGAAACGTTTCGTTATAAACGGTATAAAATGATAAATTTGAATACTAAATAAAACTAAAATGCGTAGACTTTCCTGGTTCTTTTTACTCCAAATTATTCTTATTTCGACCACGGTTTCGGCACAAAAATCAGCTATATATACTTACGAATTAAAGGATTTTGATAAAGCAGTGGCTTTATACAATGACAAACAATATGCATCGGCACAACATATTTTTGAATATGTAAAAAATAATACGGCGCCAACTGAAGAAGTAAAATCAGATTGCGCTTATTATATCGCAAATTGTGCCATCAGAACCAATCAGCCAAATGCGGATGCTTTGATGGAAAAGTTTGTGGATGATTATCCAACAAGCACCAAACAAAATCAGGCGTATATTGAAGTTGCACAATATTTCTTTGAGCAAGGAAATTATCCAAAAGCTTTGCAATGGTTTGACAAAGTAGATGAAAGTTACATGAGCAAATCGGATTCGGATAAATTTAATTTCCAAAAAGGATATAGTTTTTTCAATGCCAAAAAGAAAAAAGAAGCGACAACGTATTTTAATAAAGTCGTAAACTCTCCTGAATACGGCTCTCAAGCCAAATATTATTTAGGATTCATGGCTTATGAAGGCGATGATTACAAAGAAGCAACCAAATATTTTGACGAAGTTTCGGGCGAAGAAAAATACAAAGAAAAGCTTTCGTATTATCAAGCCGATATGAATTTCAAATTGGGTAATTTCCAAAAAGCAATTGATTTGGGCCAGAAAGCGATGGCGAAATCAAATGAAATTGAAAAATCGGAACTGAATAAAATTATTGGAGAAAGTTATTTCAATTTAAAGCAATATGGAAAAGCGATTCCATATTTAGAGCTTTACGCAGGCAAAAAAGGAAAATGGAATAATACCGATTTTTATCAATTGGGTTATGCTTATTACGAGCAAAAAGACTACGAAAAGGCGATTTCTCAGTTCAATAAAATTATTGAAGGAAAAGATTTTGTGGCTCAAAATGCCTATTATCATTTAGGTTTAAGTTATTTGAATACTGGCAAAAAACAAGAAGCTTTAAACGCGTTTAAAAATGCTTCTGAAATGGAATTTAATGCTCAGATTCAAGAAGATGCAGCGTTGAATTATGCAAAATTGAGTTATGATATTGGAAATGCTTATCAGACTGTTCCTGGAATTTTGCTTGATTTCTTGAAAAAATATCCAAATAATTCTAGTCGAGCTGAAGTTGAAAAACTTTTAGTTGACTCCTATATTTCGACAAAAAACTACAAAGAAGCTTTGGCTTTATTAGAAAAAAACAGAACTGCTGAAAATAAAGCGGCATATCAAAAAGTTTTGTTTTACAGAGGTTTGGAATTGTATAATGAATCGAATTATACAGAAGCAGGAAAGATGTTTAAAAGTGCTATTAGCGAACAAAAAACGCCTGAATTTACGGCGCGTGCTACTTTCTGGAAAGCAGAAACAGAATATCTTTCAGATGATTTTAAAAATGCTTTGTTGACATACAAACAGTTTGCTGGACTTCCTGCAGCAAAATCTACCGAAGAATATAAAAACATCAATTATAATATTGGATATACGTATTTCAAGATGAAAGAATATGATTCGGCAGCAAGTTCATTTCAAGCTCAGATTGATAATTCGCCTTCTGATAAATCGCGATTAACGGATTCGTATTTGCGTTTGGGGGATTCTCGTTTTGTAAATTCGAAATATTCTCAGGCAATGGAAGCGTACGGAAAAGCAATCGATGCAAAAGGAGTTGATGCTGATTATGCACAATTTCAAAAAGCACTTTCATATGGTTTTATGTCAAAAAATGATCAGAAAATCAATGAGTTGAACAACTTTTTGAAAATGTATAAAAAATCAGAATATCGCGATGATGTTTTGTTTGAATTAGGGAATACGTATGTTGCCGACAAGAAAAATGATTTGGCAATTAAAACCTATGATCAACTGATTTCGGAATATCCAAATGGCTTGTTTACTTCAAAATCGATCTTAAAACAAGGTTTGATTTATTACAATTCAGATCGCGATGAATTGGCTTTGGCCAAATTCAAAAAAGTTGCAGCGGAGTTTCCTAAAACGCCAGAAGCTTTAGAGGCAGTTTCAACAGCAAGATTGATTTATGTTGATTCTGGAAAAGTAGATGAATATGCAACTTGGGTGCGTAGTTTGGATTTCGTTTCGGTTACAGATGCAGAATTGGATAATGATACTTATGACGCCGCTTACAAACAATACAGCCAAAGCAACAGCAAAGCCGCGATTACTGGTTTTGCAGGTTATGTGAGCAAATTTCCTTCGGGATTGCATGCTTTAGAAGCAAATTTCTACTTGGCTCAATTGTATTATGCTGATGGTTTGGAGACAAAATCGATTTCAAACTATCAATATGTAATCGGACAGCCACGAAGTGAATTTAGCGAACAATCATTAAACAAATTGGCGCAG comes from Flavobacterium sp. KACC 22761 and encodes:
- a CDS encoding tetratricopeptide repeat protein, with amino-acid sequence MRRLSWFFLLQIILISTTVSAQKSAIYTYELKDFDKAVALYNDKQYASAQHIFEYVKNNTAPTEEVKSDCAYYIANCAIRTNQPNADALMEKFVDDYPTSTKQNQAYIEVAQYFFEQGNYPKALQWFDKVDESYMSKSDSDKFNFQKGYSFFNAKKKKEATTYFNKVVNSPEYGSQAKYYLGFMAYEGDDYKEATKYFDEVSGEEKYKEKLSYYQADMNFKLGNFQKAIDLGQKAMAKSNEIEKSELNKIIGESYFNLKQYGKAIPYLELYAGKKGKWNNTDFYQLGYAYYEQKDYEKAISQFNKIIEGKDFVAQNAYYHLGLSYLNTGKKQEALNAFKNASEMEFNAQIQEDAALNYAKLSYDIGNAYQTVPGILLDFLKKYPNNSSRAEVEKLLVDSYISTKNYKEALALLEKNRTAENKAAYQKVLFYRGLELYNESNYTEAGKMFKSAISEQKTPEFTARATFWKAETEYLSDDFKNALLTYKQFAGLPAAKSTEEYKNINYNIGYTYFKMKEYDSAASSFQAQIDNSPSDKSRLTDSYLRLGDSRFVNSKYSQAMEAYGKAIDAKGVDADYAQFQKALSYGFMSKNDQKINELNNFLKMYKKSEYRDDVLFELGNTYVADKKNDLAIKTYDQLISEYPNGLFTSKSILKQGLIYYNSDRDELALAKFKKVAAEFPKTPEALEAVSTARLIYVDSGKVDEYATWVRSLDFVSVTDAELDNDTYDAAYKQYSQSNSKAAITGFAGYVSKFPSGLHALEANFYLAQLYYADGLETKSISNYQYVIGQPRSEFSEQSLNKLAQIYLKTKECDKAIPVLVRLENEADNSQNKNFAQANLMKCYYDKKDYDNSVIAADKVLENPKADAGVKADAQIIVARAAMQTGNEDKAKAAYAKLSTTSKGELAAEALYYDAYFKTKEGKFDASNVAVQKLAKNYSAYKYYGAKGLVLMAKNFYGLKDSYQATYILDNVINNFTDYPDVVEEAKRELSAIKLEESKTNSSINK